GATATCTTTGAATGGGAAAGAATGGAGGAAAATCTGATGGGAACGGTTGATCATTTACAGTACAATTGCAACTGGGTCAGATGGGACAGGTTGATCATAATTCATAGGCTTATACAATATATTGTGCACTCGTGTCATTGTGGGGACTCGAAATCCTATCAATGGGTATCTTTCAGTTCCAAATATCACCATTTAGTCCATAAACCTAGACACGTCCACGATCACTAGTGAAGAAAGTTCAAATTCACTGCAAATATCTGAAGTTCTTTAATATGAGGTTACAATATGCATCGTTCACTTGCTGCCAAATGTGGATAAAACTAAAGCATCTACATGTTTGTTTCCAACGAGTGCACTTCTTTCATTTCGTTTCATTTGTGACGGAATTCCTCACTGTCTCATTGATGGAAATCTCCAGCATTGTGTTGTCATTCAAGCCTTTTCCATTCTCTGGCACTCCAGTGACAACATTGTCTGCATGTTTGGCCCAAAGTACAACGTAAAGGCCCACGATGATGAGAAACGCTCCTGCCAAGCTGGGCAAgacaaaatatacaaaaacaGATTAAAATCTATGATGTTTAATTTGTGATATTTATACCAAAAATAATGGCAGGCATTTGTGAGACAGCCAGCATTGATCAAGTTGTATGTTATAAGGAAATTGGTTAAGATAAGAAAAATCAGCAAGTTGCCTCAGGAATAAAGAACCTTTTGTGTTCTATATAGATAGGATACCCCACCTTCCCAACCGTAGTCGCTCTGCAAAAAAAATAGCCGAGAATATTCCCACGATAATTAGGAGTAGTGGACTAAACATTGCTGCAAAAACTGGTCCCTTATTACTGATACACCACGTTTGCAGGTAGTAGACTATTGCTGAGATCACCACTCCCTATTATAGAAGTAATCAGGAAGAGATGAAGATATAGATAGATCTTGCTATTGTTACAGCTTCAAACGCATCATATGCACTCAAAGGCATGCATCTGTGAAAGCAATCCACACTCACACTATAAATGATTGTTAATAGCTGCATGTTCCATTCCAGCTTCCATAAGGTTGGATTCCTTGCAAAAAACAGGGCAAGGAAAAAAGATTGCAATGATGCAAAGAAGCAGATCAACACAGTCAGCGATAATCTTGCTGGGTAGACTTTCGAGACCACAGCCTGAGAATGAGCAGgtgaaaaatgaacaaaaaattaaaagaaggaaCTTTTCAGACATTATATGTGGtcctatatatattgtttgaagATATATAGCTTGTCACCTGGAGAATCAGCCATGCACTCCATGCTACGTGACTGGTCAGAATAAGTGCTGAACCCTTGATCCAGTTATCCTTGCCATGGCTCAActcacaaacagaaatattggTGCTACAGATGTTTATCAGAGGCCTCTGCACAAAGCCTTCTAAAAGGTATCTTCCTTTCCAGAAGGTAAAAGTCAGTGCCCCACCTATGCAAACGAGTGTACCCAACACCTTAGCTTGACCTCTAGTACTTGTTATCTTCACTGTCTCCATCCTTGGCAAGAGATGTAAGAAAATCAGTAAAAACGGCATCTGGGGAACTAGTGCTGAAGTTGAAGGGATGAGGGAAGAAGATTAAAGTACCTGAGTATAATTGCCATGAGAAAGGTCAAACAAGGGACAACATTACTCAAGGCACTTGCAACAGTAGGAGAAGTGTATGCTAAACCAGCATAGTAAACATTAAGGTGGATGGTAGTCCCAAATGATGCAAGCAAAAAAATCTTTGTGATCACTGAGAAGGAAAGTGGAGGGCGATGTTTCCTGACTTGCGAGAACAAAATAAcgtaagttttctataatcccGCTTGCTGCTATGGATCAAACTCAAAGAAACAGAAGCAAAAACAGATGCACATTACTCAAGCTAGGCTGACAATGACAATGACACAAGGATAGCTAACCTTTCAAGCACATAAGCAAAGGGGCCTAACAAAAGCATGGCAATTATATGCCGGTAAACCACAAAAACTAGTTGATTGAGTCCTTTCTCAAGGGCAATTTTTGTCAGGATATTTGCTCCACCATAAGCGAACTGAATTAGTATCATTGCCCCATAAGAAACATAGGCTTCCATAGTTATGTAGTAGTATTGCCTCTTGAGGTTCATCTGGTTTAAGTAGTCATGGGAAATCGACCTCAGCCACTTGTTCAaagaatcattttttaatatgttgTAGGTGGTAAGAATGACATCTGTGCACATGCTAGTGGGATGCATTATCAGGCTACCAATAATATGCTAGCAAAGCATGATAACTAGCTTTCATGAATCAGAAGTGCCAATTGATAAGATGCTGCTGCTTTTACCAATTGACATGCATACTCAGCTTCccatataattttatgggcaAGTACGTGAATACAATTAAGATATATGAGAGAAAAACTGGAAGGGAATAGGGGGAAATGCTCACTTTTAGAACTGATGTGGCTGGAAATGGTCCATTAATTTTGCTACCAAAAGTGATgcttatttacattttattcaCGGTCCATGATACTACTTTCCTAAGCATCAAGGgttatttatatgattactgAAAATATGTGCCtatttattaacaaataaataaagccctataaaaaaaatactatcgAAGAGATTTCCAATCAGCTTGGATTTTGAATGACTTGAAAATAAAAAGCCTATAATAAATCATTCTTCAAATTAGATGTTTGAATAATTTTCTGAGAGGATTGGGTTTTGAAGGATGAAGAATCCCTTGCAATGACTTAATTAACTTATGATCTACTACATCTTACATTTTTCAAGCTCCTGTTTATCCACGTCTTCGCAGTCTCCTCCATGATGTCTGATAATTACCATCTATACCTTCTCGAAATTTTCCAGTTTTTTCAAGGCAAGTCTTTTGGTtctctcaactcatttttattatatttcaattttgaaaGCATTAGCATTTAGAGAGTTTTGCTCCTGTTTATCCACATCATTTTCTCCCCCATGATGTTGGATAGCCATCCATCCACCTTCTCAAATGCTCCTAGAGTTTTTTTAGAATTTCTCTAATACTGTCTTTTGGTTTTGATCTCAACTCTATActtttaaattatgtaaaatgattattgaatttagagGAAGTTAAAAGAGATTATTAAGTTACAACTCTTGATAAATAGTTAACTTGACATTGAATATAAAGGGCTCTTGGTCTCTCTCCATTTAAGCAAAACTTGTCAGATTTGGAATCACTAATTGGCTATTCTAGGGGAGTTTTTGTAGTGCACGTATGAATGATGTTAGTGTTGAAAGTTGATTCGAAATTGATTTTAGTAGAATTTCTACATAAAGAACTCTTACTATTTCAAGATATGTGTGTTGGTATTCTCAAATGTTGGGTGCgatgaattttgaatattaacaGAGAAATTTTATTGCTGCACAATATGGTAAATATTTCACACAACTTTACAATCGTTTATATAGGAATATATACAAATTACAAAATCTATTCTAATTAAGAATCCCAGAATTATGGCTGACTGTTACAGGAATGTTGACTAGAAATTTTATAGTTGTTACATCCTTGATTAGTTGCTAACAATATGCTTGCATTGTCTTTTACTTGATTTGAGGAATCTTCCTTTATAGGTTGGGTATATTTAGGATGCCCTTTCTCttgtataaaatatgtaatattttccaACCACACTTGCTGACGACATTTCTCGTAAGGTGGTAGATATAATTTGATACAAAAGAGCACTGAGTTTTGAGGAAACAAGTATAGATGTAAATAGCCAAGAGCATGTGGCTCCAATGGCATGAGACTTAACCTCCATAAGAAAAGTCCTGCTTCGTTCCCCTCCCCAAATTCCCTAATAGCAAAAAAAAGTATAGATGTGAATAATGAACTATATGGATGCGCTAATGACGTAAGATGTGTTGGAGTGGGCTTACTTTAACCATATCTTAATCAAAACAGCAGGTTCCACAACATTACAGCGCAAATGGCtagtgttttttgtttttttcagtCAATGGCCATTTCTGCTATTTGTGCATACTGAGGTGGCCATTTCATGTCGTCCAAGGCAATTAGTCAATTATCTTCAAACAAGTTGCACTAAAACATTTGTCTTaagcaattttcttttattgacatcTGCACTAATCTCAGGGATCCACATAGCCAGAAGCATTGTTTATTTGTAGCATAAAAAGATTTCATGCACTAGTCCTTGGTTTTGCGGCCTTGTCCACCTTTACAAAACatcctatctcatctcatttaatcattacaattttttcaaatttctatataaaataaaataaataattcaattttttataattccaatacaaaaataatattaaaacaataattctaataatattttattcaactttcaactagGCCTGATCAAAAAGCCCGAAAACCCGACTCGACCCATTTTCCCGAATTAACCCGATCCAATAACCCGAACTGTTTGCGGTTAAAGTCAGAAACGGATATTACCCGTTACCTGATTTTAACCAAGATTTCCTGCCATCGCTTGAAACCCTAACCCAATTGAGGGAGGCAAAGACCGGGAGAGAAAGAACAAGACGATCCGTTTCAAGAAGAAGCGCGAGCACATCAGTGATGGGCATGGCCATATCGATAAGCACAGGAAGCACCGATGAGGTAGGGGAAATGCCGGAGGGATGCATCACCACTGCATCCTCTTCGACAAGTCCCATCCGATTTCAATTTTAACCACATGAACAAAATACATATACTTTCGGAAGATCTACAAAAGGGTAAGCCCCATTCGTGGCTGGATAGTCTATCTTCACAGTTTTTCTCCTGCATGTACCATTGCTTGCTTGTCAGCCTATATTCCATCCGATCTTGTTTGACTGCTTATATGCAAGAAAAGTGAACCATTTCATATCTGTTGTCCCAACGGAAGGGGTGTTGAATTCTATAGGCAGAAAATGCTTTCTATACTATCGATCCGCTCTCAATCTCTCTACGTGAAAGAGCTGGTTCTATAGCCAGAATGTTTGCAAGTGAAGCAGAAGGGGTTGTTACAAATGTCACCGGGCATTCTGTTCTAGGTATTTTTTCCTCTGATGAGCAATTCGCCTTAGCAGTTGTAAGGTGCAaaacctttcattctttcaGAACCTGGTTTTTTCTTAGCCCACAAATGGGATTCATCTTTCAAGAGCTTACTGATTCTCGTGGGTTTGATTGTGATTGCAACTGGGATATGGATATTGAGAGAAATCTCCCCCGCcccaaatccaaaaaaaaaggagtaatCGGGTAATCAGTTAACGGGTCATCGGCACGAAACAGATTCGGATCAGGTCGGAATTTGGTGTTTTCGGGTCGGTGAATAGTCctacttttaactttaatctcaactcatctcatttatgaaaacaaacaagGTTTAAGCGGACCAAAAGGCAGCTAACACATTATGACCTTTAGAAATTTAGATATATCCATTCAGTATTTGATAAGCTACTTTAATTTAAATGGTACTAGACATTTAatatagaaatatttaaaaagaaaagtattttcAACTATCATTCTTTTATCATCATCGAATAATTGGGAGATGGGTTAAAGTAACAAAATTTTTTCAGTCATTTCATTCCACATCTAAGTGACTATAAAAGATCGATGACCTACATTTCTTTTcctaaattatgaaaaatgacaTCACTTGACTACCAAAAATTGACAAATCATTTCCTCATTCAACTTCTGATGTTCAGATGAATGTCGAATCTGGAACAAGAATGTCGAGTACACAAAAATTTGTTTAGGATGTTTGGCGGGATAACAAAGCACATCAAAACTACAAATTCCAAAGTTTTATATGCACTTAATAAATAACCAAAATCCAACACAGcacaaacaataattaatatagaCATACGATACCTCCTTATCCATGAGttccaaacaaagaaaagaaaatatgtccTCACGCTCGGGGGGCAAAACATTTGTGAAGGGAAGATTAAAACTGTAGAGATTTTCCCCATAACATAAGTACTAGTACCACTGTAacgattactttttttttttataagtaccaaTGTAACGATTGCTTGCTAGTATAAATAGTATAAATAAGTATAAATAAGGATCAATCTTCACCAGCTACTGTGCCTTTCTCGCTGACATAGATACCATCAAGGAATTTCCTGATATCTTTGTTCTTGACATGGCATTTCTgttaacagaaaaataaaacaacatactcAGAACAGGGGTGTCTCATAAACAAGTTGTGTGAGCATCCGAATGTGACTGAAATGATAGTGATATAACTAATTTATATGCAAGCAGTCTCTCTCCTATCTCTCTCATAGTAACAAAAGAGTAATTATTAGGTAGTCTTGAAAGACATGTGGTACTCATATCCTATCACAGAATCAGAATGATGTATCATTAGAAGCAGTGCTTATGTAGAcaatctttttttgataagtgctTATGTAGACAatcttaatattatatcatcctATCACCACGGCATAATTTCTCCCAGGCAACCTAATAATCTTTTCACACAAACACTCCCAGAGTGTGGGAATATACCTGGTTTATAAGGGCAGCTGAGCGTGAAACAAGTTCGATATCATTTCCGTCCAAAATGAGCTCATCCTTGACCTTTTCTGATCGAAGAATTGAGACACCTTCAAGCATATTCACTTTCCTAACCTGATATGACCGGAATAACACAATAATAAGCACAATGATGTCAATCAAACGCCAATACCAAGAAAACAGCAACCGCCCGCACAACTCAAGTGGGAAAGTTTGGAAATTCTCGCTAGTTTTTTGAACAGAAAATCTTGCATTACTCAATACTTGCATATTTCACTTGCAAAAGGAAAAATCTTTGCCCTTTTCATTGTGTCGGATATGTAGTACTTTCCCATGAAAACAAAGATAAGATTATATTTATAGCATACGATAATCATTAAATTGCTTGAAAGTTGAcaactattttttataagtaaaagttgACAACttaaaaaacattcaccaaCATTAACAAACAGGTGACAAGGTTCTATCATGAGATAGTATCCAAATATACTAAAACAATGCAAAAATCAGAGCAATTAAAAGGACTTGGATTCCATATTATGCAATCGCAAGAATCCAAAACTgcttttttaataggtaaaaaGCTGTTTaattaagaaagagaaagaagagaccTTCTTCTCGCCAAGGAAATTACGGATCTCGATGGAGCGGTTGGAGTTGGTTATGGAGGCGTTGATGGGAAAGTGGGCATAGACGAAGCGCATCTTGTAGCGGTAGCCCTTGGTGACGCCAGTGATGAGATTGCCGACGTGGCTGAGAGCGGTTCGAATAGCAGCGGAGGTCTTCCTTGTTCCGAACCAGGCCTCGACCTTGAGTTTTCTGTTGCCTTCGTCGTCCGTTATCAGCTGGAAGTCTAAGTTGAGATGCTTGAAGTTGCGAGTTAGCTTCCCCCGCGGGCCCTCCACCTCGATCAACTTGGCCTTGACCTTTATCTTCACCCCTTCGGGGATCTCCATCGTCTCCGATGACAGTATGCTCTTCATATCCGCCGCCGCTGTGATGCCACCAACAAAAACCCTACTCCTAGGTCACCATTTAAATAGCCCGGATCCCTTTTGGATCTTGGGTCCAACATTCACTGGGCTTCAAAGTTTCACCCTACCAGGGGCTCGGTACCATGGGCTGTCAGCAGACGAGTTATATACCTGGGGAGCTATGTTTACCACCAAATCTGTCTATcaaatgtatatattattataaaaaaaaaaatttattttattttttaaatatctttaaccattagaaaaaataaaaaaataaaatttactaacATTCAATTTCttaaccagaaaaaaaaaatatatatatatatatatatataagtgagcatatttaataatcatattatcattttcatatacataattatatattctatttagTCTCCCTTTAGATGGTAAAAGTATttaatctcatctaattattactaatttcttaaatttttatacaaaatataataaacaatttaattttttcaaattaaaaaaaaataatattaaaaaataatattctaacaatattttatttaactttaatttcaactcatttcatctcaacttactatccaaaTGGCAACTTAGTAAAATACATGTTTTCTTATCTCTAATGATACTCATCGATgtgaattattttaaataattaacataAAAACTACCTCAACTGTCTATATTAGTTCTCataagaatgataaaataactaataaggTTGGAGATTGAAAAGTAGTAGCATTGTTCTACACATATATGTTATGTTTTCAATCTTTAATGTAAATGATTCGGTCAATAGTTACAAGTAAGAAGGTTCGTTTGTGTTGGGAGAGCAAGCATCGAGATTTCACTCGGCTATATATATCTGCATGACCCTACAAGGCCGGTTAAGAATGGCGATCATCTGCGTTTCACACGGCGCATGATTCTATGGATAGTTTCATTCGACACCGTGATGGAGGACATAGCTTACGATCATCGGCTTTGATCATGCCACTAGGCATTTGATTAGGACATTGAATAATGATCTAGTTTGTGTGATGTGATTAGCGGGtagtcaattatattaatttagagTTCTTCTACAATTAACGAAGAAATCACTTGAAAAAGTGTTCGAACcgtatatttcttttttttttctttttttatgcattttttaatcattataaacatttaaagaaaaataaaaagatcataacattatttaaaaatactttcttaatcattaagttgaaaaaaaaattgggacaCACGTTTGGGGTACATATTCGGGACAAATAGTATTtctgattaatttaaaatgttgtttggatagtgagatgagatgagatagttttagattaaagttgaataaaatattgctaGATTATtcgtttttaatattatttttattttggatttaaaaaatttaaattagctattattttttatgtaaaaattttaaaaaattgtaatgataagatgagatgagagtattttttaattcaaatagcATCTAATAAATCTTATTCGAAAGAGTTTAACTTAAGCCTACCACCACATTATTGATAATGTTTGCGAATGTTTCATTATTTTTCCAGCATCTTAATGTCATATCATAATTTTTAGTTGCATCAATTTCACTCTATTCGATTTTAGAGATAATCACTAATACTATTTATCAAAGAAATGTTAAgagaatgataagaaaaataCGAAAAATAGAAGTTATATTTCAGATAATTCAAAAGGGTAACATCACACAATGCTATTCATTTCTTATATGCATATTCTAACACAAGGATCGCCATCAGATATctgattataaaataaaaaatgataattacaaTTTTGAGTGCGtcgcataattatttttaaataaataaataaatataaaatttacataaaaaaattaattttttaattataaatctctttttcaaaataacttcATAATATTTACGCACTTCACGACGacatataacattactcttttaaaagaaatatgtttaaattaaataaaaattgagaaTTTAGCACAACATAACTTATTATTTCTTCTACCAGTCCAACATTTATTATCTCGTTAGtaatcatatttaatacatattaAAAGTGAGTACGGTAAAAAGTTCTTGAAGGTTATTTTAAAAACAACTAGTTCCTAGGGTACCCTAGGAATACATGGGATATTGCAAGACATATCACATGTAACAAAAAGGAAATCCTCtatttctccaaaaaaaaaaaaaaaaaagatataatcAAGTATAAATAATGCAGGCgcaacaaaaccaaaaacaactCAGAATTGATTGAACGTCAAAACGAAGTCCATTCGAGCCTGGCAAGATGAGAACACAAAAAAGGGCGATGACACAGTGCAATGGCTCAAATTTATATACCACAATTTGACAAAGTCtgtacaaaaagaagaaaaaatacatcaatCATCATTCAGAACAAAACTCAAAATGCATCACACACGTCTTCTACCAATATAAAATACGTAGCACATGGAATGTCGGCACTGGCACTGGCACTCCCTTGTCAGCAAACTGGGGCAGCACTTGTGACCAAATCATCTTTCACCTCCCAGCTCTTACTCAGAAGTGATTGACTCTGAACTTCCACTCTCCTTTGATGGGGTCGTAGGACACAAACTCGGCGCCTTGATCTTCAGCCTTTCGCTTCAGCATCTCCttgtatttttcaatttttgccCCTTCTGTATACTGCTTTCCAGTCTTCTTGTCAAAGCATTTTatgtttagaagtgttacctcGGCAGGCTTATTTAGACCTTGTCCTACAGGAGGTTTCTTGCTGTCATCCATGTAAACAATCACCTCACGGTTATTAAACTGAACAAGAGCCTCAAGATCAAGCCGCCGCACATCTGTGTCACCCAAGAACTTGATGCTGCCGTAGCCATGACGCCCAACCACAAAGTCCTTGACATGGCGGCAGAACCCTGGTTCAGCCCTTTCCTTGGCTGCTAATTCTTGGACTCGAGGCTCCGTGTAGTAATCAGAACGCCGGAGCTTTGGCATTAGTGCCTCAATGTCAGCCCCATGTTCATATACAATGGCAGCCTCACCAGCTCGATGTCCACTGAGTGTCATGTAAGAATCTCCTTTTTGAACAAAATGATCTTCATGAACTCCATTTGCTTTCTGGTTTACTTTGAGAACATGAACATTTTCCCTTGCTTGGCCATTTTCAATGGGATTTTCTGCAACAGTTCCAGAAATTTAAGACGACTGGTCAAAAACAAAGATGGTTATTCCTCCAAAACTATTGGTTACATAACTCTTAAGTCAACAAAGCAAAATTTTCATCAACTTTACACAAACTATTATAATTCTAAGATCCATAATTTGATtacttatcaaataaaaaattccaaGAACCAAAATTATGTTATGCATCTGGTATTACTACAATGAGCATACAAATGAACAAAAGACTACTACAGGGCTCACAAGCACGTCTGCTTGACACTCCCTtactgcaattttttttttttttaaatcagtaaataagaatttgatTAAAATAGGCGCTCTTACTGCAAATTAAGTTTATGAAGTCCTTTTAaagctaaaaaagaaaatagaaagctCTGGTATTAACTGGCTGACCATCCGAAACTACCCTACTACTGATCTTCCAGGAAATGGTCAGCAAAAAGTAACAGGAAGTGGAAAGAATCCCAGCACTACTCATGAATTTGGAATCATCAATTCACATAAATAAGGAATTACTAGATAAAATGCGATCACAAAAAGACAATATTCTTACTATCTTTATCCACAGAGTTGGAGCCACCTTGGGGAGGAACATGGGCTTCTCGATAAATTTTCCCTGAATCAACATTGTAATTGAAAAGGTCAGCAAAAACTATTCATCTTGAATTTTCTCAGCGAATAACAAAAATCCCCAAGTCTGACAGAAgggggaaaaaaatatataaaaaaagggaaaagggacagtcctgaaaaaataaaatattaaccCCAGAATGCCTCTGAATGAGGCCCTGCATTAGTCATCAACTCATTTATACACCCAtcaactagagagagagagagagagagagagagagagagagagagagagagagagagagaacaacacTGGTACACATTTAAAGCAAAATTCATTTGTCAGACTTGGTATCCATGGCTACcaagaataaagaaaagatcataagTACCATTCACAACTTACTCATGATACACTGTATGTGATAAGGATaaaggtaggtggtgtatgagatcccacattacttgggaTGGAGAAGtacttgctctttataaggtttcaatagagctccaattgtatcattgactagtccatTTGGAGTATAAgctatgtggtttgggcctttcaTATGGGCGTTACAAATGGTGTCAAAGACTATCACAACCATAAATGTGGGACATGAGTCGTGTCACCTACGATAGACAGgacgtcgggaatttaaggggggagattgtgataccccatataatGAGGATAAGAGTAGGTAGTGTATGtaatctcacattgcttggaaatgaaaagttcttactctttataagattctaatggggctctaattgtatcattgactagttcttttggagtataggacatgtggtttgggtcttccattAGGGCGTTACACACCTCAAAAATCAAGAATTTGAGGATTTGCACAAGTTCCTAATAGGATCCAAAATGAGAAGTAGCATTCCGAAAGGACATAAAAGGTTGAAAAATCAATTCCAAAATGAATCTCAGAACaacttatattaaataaatattctttttgcaTGGACTACCTATCATGATTGAACACTAAGAAAAAACTTTTAGGCGTGTTTtgtgtttgtatttgagtgatgggCTCTATTGAAAAGatgtttggaaagaaaaaacaagtgaGGAGCGCTTTTGGTGTTTTTGTATGCACTGTTTTATATTTTGGGTTTTTGTATTTAAAGTGGTGGGGTCCACTAACAATTAGGACTTTTTGGGGTTGGGGAGGTAAAGATTATTTTGGGGGTCAAAACATGTTTGAGTTGACACTTGATGGAAATAAACATATTTGTATTGGCAAACAGTCTTTGTTTGTACCC
This Carya illinoinensis cultivar Pawnee chromosome 11, C.illinoinensisPawnee_v1, whole genome shotgun sequence DNA region includes the following protein-coding sequences:
- the LOC122280785 gene encoding WAT1-related protein At1g43650-like; this encodes MEAYVSYGAMILIQFAYGGANILTKIALEKGLNQLVFVVYRHIIAMLLLGPFAYVLERKHRPPLSFSVITKIFLLASFGTTIHLNVYYAGLAYTSPTVASALSNVVPCLTFLMAIILRMETVKITSTRGQAKVLGTLVCIGGALTFTFWKGRYLLEGFVQRPLINICSTNISVCELSHGKDNWIKGSALILTSHVAWSAWLILQAVVSKVYPARLSLTVLICFFASLQSFFLALFFARNPTLWKLEWNMQLLTIIYSGVVISAIVYYLQTWCISNKGPVFAAMFSPLLLIIVGIFSAIFFAERLRLGSLAGAFLIIVGLYVVLWAKHADNVVTGVPENGKGLNDNTMLEISINETVRNSVTNETK
- the LOC122282808 gene encoding 60S ribosomal protein L9, producing the protein MKSILSSETMEIPEGVKIKVKAKLIEVEGPRGKLTRNFKHLNLDFQLITDDEGNRKLKVEAWFGTRKTSAAIRTALSHVGNLITGVTKGYRYKMRFVYAHFPINASITNSNRSIEIRNFLGEKKVRKVNMLEGVSILRSEKVKDELILDGNDIELVSRSAALINQKCHVKNKDIRKFLDGIYVSEKGTVAGED